A single Acidaminococcus sp. DNA region contains:
- a CDS encoding UxaA family hydrolase produces MQIWGYKRPEGRAGIRNHVLILPTCACASETCRVVSSQVKGTKNIIFNTGCSDVAANTEMSQRILTGFATNPNVYGVVIIGLGCETVGHAALRDKIKKMTSKPVVSYGIQEEGGTVKTAEKAIRAARKMVMDASLQQRELVDISNLLLGIECGGSDATSGIASNPAVGELSDLLVDLGASTIMSESIEWIGGEHVLAKRAASPALHNAIIRICERYEEHLKLAGQDCRAGQPTPGNKAGGLSTIDEKSLGCIRKGGTRPIVEVLDQAVKPSKTGAIVMDTAGYDISSVTSMVAAGCSAVIFTTGRGTPTGNAIAPVYKVTANENTYRRMEDNMDFDLSPIIKGTKTFKECGKELLEEMKDVCNGKMTKAEIYGFSDIAVDHICRFV; encoded by the coding sequence ATGCAGATTTGGGGCTATAAGAGACCGGAAGGAAGAGCGGGAATCAGAAATCATGTTCTGATTCTGCCGACTTGTGCCTGTGCCAGTGAGACGTGCCGGGTGGTTTCGAGCCAGGTAAAGGGAACCAAAAATATCATATTCAATACGGGCTGCTCTGATGTGGCTGCCAATACGGAGATGTCGCAGAGAATCCTGACGGGATTTGCGACGAATCCGAATGTCTATGGCGTGGTCATCATCGGGCTGGGCTGTGAGACCGTAGGTCATGCCGCGCTGCGGGACAAAATCAAGAAGATGACCAGTAAACCGGTAGTTTCCTATGGAATTCAGGAAGAAGGCGGAACCGTTAAAACTGCTGAAAAAGCCATCCGTGCCGCTCGGAAAATGGTAATGGACGCTTCGCTGCAGCAGCGTGAACTGGTGGATATCTCCAATCTTCTCCTTGGCATCGAGTGCGGCGGATCGGATGCGACGTCCGGCATTGCCAGTAACCCGGCCGTAGGTGAACTGAGTGACCTGCTCGTCGATTTAGGTGCTTCCACGATTATGAGTGAATCCATTGAATGGATCGGGGGCGAACACGTACTCGCCAAGCGCGCCGCTTCCCCGGCTCTTCACAACGCCATCATCCGCATTTGCGAACGGTACGAAGAGCATCTGAAACTGGCCGGACAGGACTGCCGCGCAGGCCAGCCGACACCCGGCAATAAGGCCGGCGGCCTTTCTACAATCGATGAGAAAAGTCTCGGCTGTATCCGGAAGGGCGGAACACGTCCTATTGTGGAGGTACTGGACCAGGCCGTAAAACCGTCCAAGACGGGGGCTATCGTCATGGATACGGCAGGGTATGATATTTCTTCCGTCACTTCCATGGTGGCTGCCGGATGCAGCGCTGTTATCTTTACGACGGGGCGGGGAACCCCGACAGGCAACGCCATTGCTCCTGTCTATAAGGTGACTGCCAATGAAAATACGTATCGCCGGATGGAAGACAATATGGACTTTGACTTGAGCCCCATTATCAAAGGTACGAAAACCTTTAAGGAATGTGGGAAAGAGCTGCTTGAAGAAATGAAAGATGTCTGCAATGGGAAAATGACAAAAGCGGAGATTTATGGATTCTCTGACATTGCAGTAGATCATATCTGCCGTTTTGTGTGA
- a CDS encoding UxaA family hydrolase: MINALLMDAKDNVVTCVAAVAAGELVSYMDGDTLKSITAEEAIPFCHKIALCNLEKGDVVLKYGEMIGRTTCPIEAGHWVSDKNIYSVPRDYESELVKE; encoded by the coding sequence ATGATCAACGCATTGCTGATGGATGCCAAAGATAACGTCGTTACCTGCGTAGCTGCTGTTGCTGCGGGCGAACTTGTCAGCTATATGGATGGGGATACCTTGAAATCCATAACAGCGGAGGAGGCTATTCCTTTTTGCCATAAGATTGCACTTTGCAATTTGGAAAAAGGCGATGTTGTCCTGAAGTACGGCGAAATGATTGGAAGGACGACATGTCCGATTGAGGCGGGGCACTGGGTTTCCGATAAAAATATTTACAGCGTGCCCCGTGATTACGAAAGTGAACTGGTCAAGGAATAA
- a CDS encoding LysR family transcriptional regulator, with the protein MQADDKYILEIYRKGTLSAAADALYMTSPALCISLHKIEKRLGVPLFTRTPHKMIPTEAGKEYIGMLEDIEMRERNFTRYLEDVKHLETGELIIGGTHYINAYILPDVLTRYSQQYPHIRITIYEKSAKHLEEDLLKQKIDVTLSCDEKIVHTIKSSPAFTDHILIGVPQEHPINNELHPFALSAGDIAAGRHMEDDCPSLPISRFKDLEFIMLSEGNNLHDRAYELFHQAELNPKVKLEISQMITALHLAEHGFAATFISDRSISPHCPLRFYKIDSDIAVRQFYLITGTKPYLPFALRRFMDFFPLSSKMS; encoded by the coding sequence ATGCAGGCAGATGACAAATATATCCTTGAAATTTATCGAAAGGGAACATTGTCGGCAGCAGCGGATGCGCTCTACATGACCTCTCCTGCCCTTTGCATTTCTCTTCATAAAATAGAAAAAAGACTGGGCGTTCCCCTGTTCACCCGGACGCCCCATAAAATGATTCCTACAGAAGCCGGCAAAGAATATATCGGCATGTTAGAGGACATTGAGATGAGGGAACGCAATTTTACCCGTTATCTGGAGGACGTCAAACACCTGGAAACAGGAGAACTGATCATTGGCGGGACCCATTATATCAATGCCTATATTCTTCCTGATGTCCTTACCCGGTACAGTCAGCAGTATCCTCACATCCGTATTACCATCTATGAGAAAAGTGCCAAGCATCTGGAAGAAGATCTTTTAAAGCAAAAGATTGACGTGACACTGAGCTGTGATGAAAAAATCGTCCATACTATCAAAAGTTCTCCTGCTTTTACTGACCATATCCTGATAGGAGTCCCGCAGGAACATCCCATCAACAATGAGCTGCATCCGTTTGCCCTGTCCGCCGGTGATATCGCTGCTGGACGCCATATGGAAGACGACTGCCCCAGCCTTCCGATTTCCCGATTTAAGGATCTTGAATTTATCATGCTTTCCGAAGGGAATAACCTCCATGACCGTGCCTACGAATTGTTTCATCAGGCCGAACTGAATCCGAAAGTAAAACTTGAGATTTCCCAGATGATTACAGCTTTACATTTGGCAGAGCATGGATTTGCTGCCACCTTCATCAGCGACCGAAGCATCTCTCCCCATTGTCCCCTCCGCTTTTATAAAATCGACTCTGACATCGCAGTTCGTCAATTTTACCTGATTACAGGAACCAAACCGTATCTTCCCTTTGCTCTGCGGCGCTTTATGGACTTTTTCCCGCTCTCATCGAAAATGAGCTGA
- the dpaL gene encoding diaminopropionate ammonia-lyase, with the protein MKRDFHMVHRNHEGQKCSLDFLSKDVEEKVLRYHRTFPVYKETPLVSLKDTARALGISSMYVKDESYRFGLNAFKVLGGSYAMGHYLADRLGIDIKDATYARLTSDETRKLLGDITFVTATDGNHGRGVAWTARQLHQHAVVYMPEGSKQERLMNIRAEGADATITDMNYDDAVRLANRKAKENGWVMVQDTAWEGYEEIPRWIMQGYGTMGIEAYEQLPEKPTHIFIQAGVGSLAGAITGLFSSIYGDEKPIIGIVEPDQADCLYRTAKANDGKLHSVKGHMRTIMAGLACGEPCSIGWQVLSDYADFFISCPDYAAAQGMRILGNPMGHDQKIISGESGAAAFGAVSEILRNPELKEFKEALELDENSKILFFNTEGDTDRENYRRIVWDGLYAK; encoded by the coding sequence ATGAAAAGAGATTTCCACATGGTTCACAGGAATCATGAAGGCCAAAAATGCAGTTTGGATTTTCTCAGCAAAGATGTGGAAGAGAAGGTCCTCAGATACCATCGAACCTTCCCCGTTTACAAGGAAACGCCGCTTGTTTCTTTAAAAGATACGGCCCGTGCACTGGGTATTTCGTCCATGTATGTGAAGGATGAGTCCTATCGCTTTGGCCTCAACGCTTTTAAAGTTCTGGGCGGCAGCTATGCAATGGGGCATTACCTGGCCGACCGGCTCGGCATCGATATAAAGGACGCGACTTATGCCAGACTGACGAGCGATGAAACCCGCAAACTGCTGGGTGATATCACCTTTGTGACCGCAACAGACGGCAATCACGGACGAGGCGTGGCATGGACGGCCCGGCAGCTGCATCAGCATGCTGTAGTCTATATGCCGGAAGGATCTAAACAGGAACGCCTCATGAATATTCGTGCGGAAGGGGCAGATGCCACGATTACAGACATGAATTACGACGATGCCGTTCGTCTGGCAAACCGCAAGGCGAAAGAAAATGGCTGGGTCATGGTTCAGGATACAGCTTGGGAAGGATATGAAGAAATTCCCCGCTGGATTATGCAGGGATACGGAACGATGGGAATTGAAGCGTATGAGCAGCTGCCTGAAAAACCGACCCATATCTTCATCCAGGCTGGTGTTGGATCTTTGGCAGGTGCCATTACGGGGCTGTTTTCCTCCATTTATGGTGACGAAAAACCGATCATCGGCATTGTGGAGCCTGATCAGGCCGACTGCCTCTATCGTACCGCAAAGGCAAATGATGGAAAGCTCCATTCGGTAAAGGGGCATATGCGCACCATCATGGCTGGTCTTGCCTGCGGTGAGCCGTGCAGTATCGGGTGGCAGGTGCTTTCGGATTATGCAGATTTCTTCATCTCCTGTCCGGACTATGCGGCGGCCCAGGGAATGAGAATTTTGGGTAATCCTATGGGACACGATCAGAAAATTATTTCCGGTGAAAGCGGTGCGGCTGCCTTTGGCGCCGTGAGCGAAATTTTGAGGAATCCCGAACTCAAGGAATTTAAGGAAGCACTGGAGCTCGACGAGAATTCCAAGATTCTCTTCTTTAATACGGAAGGGGATACGGATAGAGAAAATTACCGCCGTATCGTTTGGGACGGGCTGTATGCAAAATAA
- a CDS encoding L-serine ammonia-lyase, iron-sulfur-dependent, subunit alpha: MMSIAAADFQNYIQILEEELIPAMGCTEPIAIAYAAAKAKSYLPEDVQSYVVRCSGNIIKNVKGVTVPNSGGQKGIPAAAALGIVGGNPDSVLEVIARVTDADKEACKELVAKNVCDVELVEGVPGLYIDVMLKGKAHSSEVILSGTHTNIALIKQDGKTLFDQKNDVSESGQKGDRTKMSLHGLLEFANTVPIEKVKAILDKQIEMNTAISNEGLTHPWGAEVGRTIKEIYGDTVEARAVAAAAAGSDARMSGCPKPVVINSGSGNQGITVSMPVVVYAKEWKASAEKRYRALLVSNLVSIYIKHYIGPLSAFCGAVSASCGSGAAITYLADGDEAAIGRTITNMLANVSGIVCDGAKPSCAAKIASSLQAAILAHKMAMKGNAFKGGEGLVEENVEDTIKNIGYLGKIGMKETDIAVLNTMIHKIDVSKAL, encoded by the coding sequence ATGATGTCAATAGCCGCAGCTGATTTCCAAAACTATATACAGATCTTAGAAGAAGAACTGATACCTGCTATGGGATGCACTGAACCAATCGCAATCGCCTACGCTGCCGCAAAAGCAAAATCCTACTTGCCAGAAGACGTACAATCTTATGTAGTACGATGTTCAGGCAACATCATCAAGAATGTGAAGGGGGTCACTGTCCCGAATTCCGGTGGGCAAAAAGGGATTCCCGCTGCCGCTGCACTAGGGATTGTCGGCGGTAATCCGGACAGCGTTCTTGAAGTCATTGCCAGGGTAACTGACGCTGACAAAGAAGCGTGTAAAGAGTTAGTTGCAAAAAATGTCTGTGATGTCGAACTTGTGGAAGGGGTCCCCGGGCTTTACATCGACGTGATGCTTAAAGGAAAGGCCCATTCTTCGGAGGTCATTTTATCCGGAACCCATACGAATATTGCCCTGATCAAACAAGATGGGAAAACTCTCTTTGATCAGAAAAACGACGTGTCTGAATCCGGTCAAAAAGGAGACCGTACCAAGATGTCGCTGCACGGCCTCCTGGAGTTTGCCAATACAGTGCCTATCGAAAAAGTCAAAGCCATTCTCGACAAACAGATTGAAATGAATACCGCTATTTCCAACGAAGGTCTGACCCACCCCTGGGGTGCTGAGGTCGGCCGGACAATCAAAGAAATCTATGGAGATACTGTGGAGGCGAGGGCCGTTGCTGCGGCCGCCGCCGGGTCTGACGCGCGCATGAGCGGATGCCCGAAACCGGTTGTCATCAATTCCGGTTCAGGCAACCAGGGCATTACCGTTTCGATGCCGGTTGTAGTGTATGCGAAAGAATGGAAGGCCAGCGCCGAAAAGAGATACCGTGCGCTTCTTGTCAGCAACCTGGTTTCCATCTATATCAAGCATTACATCGGTCCGCTGTCCGCTTTCTGCGGTGCTGTAAGTGCCTCCTGCGGATCCGGGGCCGCCATTACATACCTGGCTGACGGTGATGAAGCAGCTATCGGCAGGACGATTACCAATATGCTGGCTAACGTCAGCGGCATTGTCTGCGATGGTGCAAAACCGAGCTGTGCCGCAAAGATTGCTTCCAGTCTCCAGGCCGCTATCCTCGCCCATAAAATGGCGATGAAAGGCAATGCTTTTAAGGGCGGCGAAGGCCTCGTGGAAGAAAATGTGGAAGATACAATCAAGAACATCGGTTATCTGGGGAAAATCGGCATGAAGGAAACGGATATTGCCGTACTTAACACGATGATCCACAAGATCGACGTTTCTAAAGCTTTGTAA